Proteins from one Muntiacus reevesi chromosome X, mMunRee1.1, whole genome shotgun sequence genomic window:
- the EFNB1 gene encoding ephrin-B1 → MARPGQRWLGKWLVAMVVLALCRLATPLAKNLEPVSWSSLNPKFLSGKGLVIYPKIGDKLDIICPRAEAGRPYEYYKLYLVRPEQAAACSTVLDPNVLVTCNRPEQEIRFTIKFQEFSPNYMGLEFKKHHDYYITSTSNGSLEGLENREGGVCRTRTMKIVMKVGQDPNSVTPEQLTTSRPSKEADNTIKMATQAPGGRSSMGDSDGKHETVNQDEKSGSGGNGGSSGDPDSFFNSKVALFAAVGAGCVIFLLIIIFLTILLLKLRKRHRKHTQQRAPALSLSTLASPKGGSGTAGTEPSDIIIPLRTTENNYCPHYEKVSGDYGHPVYIVQEMPPQSPANIYYKV, encoded by the exons ATGGCCCGTCCTGGCCAGCGTTGGCTCGGCAAGTGGCTTGTCGCGATGGTCGTGTTGGCGCTATGCCGGCTCGCCACGCCGTTGGCCAAGAATCTGGAGCCCGTGTCCTGGAGCTCTCTCAACCCCAA GTTCCTGAGCGGGAAGGGGCTGGTGATTTACCCAAAGATTGGAGACAAACTGGACATCATCTGCCCCCGAGCAGAAGCTGGGCGGCCCTATGAGTACTACAAGCTGTACCTGGTGCGACCTGAGCAGGCAGCGGCCTGTAGCACCGTGCTTGACCCCAATGTGCTAGTCACTTGCAATAGGCCAGAGCAGGAAATCCGCTTCACCATCAAGTTCCAGGAGTTCAGCCCCAACTACATGGGCCTGGAGTTCAAGAAGCACCATGACTACTATATTACCT CTACATCCAATGGGAGTCTGGAGGGACTGGAGAACCGTGAGGGAGGTGTGTGCCGCACACGCACCATGAAGATCGTCATGAAGGTTGGGCAAG ACCCCAATTCTGTGACACCTGAGCAGCTGACTACCAGCCGGCCCAGCAAGGAGGCAGACAACACTATCAAGATGGCCACGCAGGCCCCCGGTGGTCGGAGTTCCATGGGTGACTCCGACGGCAAGCATG AGACTGTGAACCAGGATGAGAAAAGTGGCTCTGGTGGAAATGGAGGCAGCAGCGGGGACCCCGACAGCTTCTTCAACTCCAAGGTGGCGTTGTTTGCAGCTGTGGGCGCCGGCTGTGTCATCTTCCTGCTCATCATCATCTTTCTGACCATCCTGCTACTGAAGCTGCGCAAGCGGCACCGCAAGCACACGCAGCAGCGGGCGCCCGCCCTCTCGCTCAGCACTCTGGCCAGTCCCAAGGGGGGCAGTGGCACAGCGGGCACCGAACCCAGCGACATCATCATCCCCTTACGGACTACAGAGAACAACTACTGCCCCCACTACGAGAAGGTGAGTGGGGACTACGGGCACCCCGTCTACATCGTCCAGGAGATGCCGCCCCAGAGCCCAGCGAACATCTACTACAAGGTCTGA